From one Candidatus Chlorobium masyuteum genomic stretch:
- the tig gene encoding trigger factor → MQKNIKNVSETEQEVEIILSAEEFGADYNQELEEAKRTIQIKGFRKGHAPASLIKKLAGPSIEANIAEKLASKHFGEIVEAENIKPASRAQLIDFTFTPDLLTIRLSYDIHPEFELKDYSAYPFTRKSYSITDEDVQREINLILKGHGTMITVDKPAAATDTVIGDVIHINAAGEPDEEQKTDNHHFNLEYLPEDNPFRKELTGKKAGDVIEVTADQKDADIEPTRFRVTISEIKRLELPELTDELVKEITGGRFESVTDFTSDVRIQLTQHFEAKSEEELLESISAKLIEENPVPAPKSMVESFSNMLVENAKRQMGGNFPKSFDDAQFRLAMKPNAEKHAQWLLISQKIAELDKLTVTDDDIKAYAEKEAGKNASMNAEDLLSTYLSAEFRDYITDTILKEKIYEIIKSKITITEEVTPIPVHHA, encoded by the coding sequence TTGCAAAAGAATATCAAGAACGTCAGCGAAACCGAACAGGAAGTGGAAATAATCCTTTCCGCAGAAGAGTTCGGTGCCGATTATAACCAGGAACTGGAAGAAGCTAAAAGAACCATCCAGATCAAGGGATTCAGAAAAGGACATGCTCCTGCAAGCCTGATCAAAAAACTCGCAGGTCCGTCGATTGAGGCAAACATAGCTGAAAAACTGGCTTCAAAACATTTCGGTGAGATTGTCGAAGCCGAAAACATCAAGCCGGCAAGCCGCGCCCAGCTGATTGATTTCACCTTTACGCCTGATCTTCTGACCATCCGGCTCTCCTATGATATCCATCCTGAATTTGAGCTCAAGGATTACAGCGCCTACCCCTTCACCCGGAAAAGCTACTCGATTACCGATGAGGATGTACAGCGTGAAATAAATCTCATTCTCAAGGGTCACGGCACCATGATCACCGTGGATAAACCCGCAGCTGCGACTGACACCGTAATCGGTGATGTCATCCATATCAACGCAGCAGGCGAACCCGACGAAGAGCAGAAAACCGACAACCATCACTTCAACCTTGAGTATCTACCCGAGGATAACCCCTTCCGCAAAGAGCTGACAGGGAAAAAGGCAGGTGATGTCATTGAGGTTACTGCCGATCAGAAGGATGCCGATATAGAGCCAACCAGGTTCCGGGTAACCATCAGTGAAATCAAGCGCCTCGAACTTCCTGAACTGACCGATGAACTGGTCAAAGAGATCACCGGCGGACGGTTTGAGTCAGTTACCGACTTTACCAGCGATGTCCGCATACAGCTCACGCAGCACTTTGAAGCAAAATCCGAAGAGGAGCTGCTTGAATCAATCTCGGCAAAGCTGATTGAGGAGAATCCGGTACCTGCACCCAAATCTATGGTCGAATCGTTTTCAAATATGCTGGTTGAAAACGCCAAACGACAGATGGGCGGAAACTTCCCGAAATCCTTTGATGATGCCCAGTTCCGTCTGGCCATGAAGCCGAATGCAGAAAAACATGCCCAATGGCTTCTTATCAGCCAGAAAATCGCCGAACTTGATAAGCTTACCGTGACGGACGATGACATAAAGGCCTATGCAGAAAAAGAGGCAGGCAAAAATGCATCGATGAATGCTGAAGATCTTCTGAGCACCTACCTCTCGGCAGAGTTCAGGGATTACATCACCGACACCATTCTCAAAGAGAAGATCTATGAGATCATCAAGTCGAAAATAACGATTACCGAGGAAGTAACACCAATTCCGGTTCACCACGCCTGA
- the folK gene encoding 2-amino-4-hydroxy-6-hydroxymethyldihydropteridine diphosphokinase: MTPHKVFIGIGSNIGDRLHHLQEAVDRLSLLEKTAVVRVSHVYMTEPVGEAGQKRFYNGVVLLDTSLAPEELRRQCKIIEQELGRPETYPRWSPRVIDLDILLYDDLVISTPALTIPHPELHCRKFVLLPMLDIANPLYPATGECALQLLDRCSDRSVLIRVRESIRV, encoded by the coding sequence ATGACGCCGCACAAGGTATTTATCGGAATCGGATCCAATATCGGAGATCGTCTCCACCATCTTCAGGAAGCAGTTGACCGGTTGAGCCTTCTTGAGAAAACAGCCGTGGTGCGAGTCTCGCATGTATATATGACTGAACCGGTAGGAGAGGCCGGCCAGAAACGGTTTTACAACGGGGTTGTTCTTCTTGACACCTCACTTGCACCTGAAGAGCTTCGCCGGCAGTGCAAAATTATCGAGCAGGAACTCGGCCGGCCTGAAACCTATCCACGCTGGAGCCCAAGGGTTATAGACCTTGATATTCTGCTCTATGATGATCTGGTGATCAGCACACCTGCACTAACCATTCCTCACCCCGAACTGCATTGCAGGAAGTTCGTACTTCTGCCTATGCTCGATATCGCCAATCCCCTCTATCCGGCAACCGGTGAGTGCGCCCTGCAGCTTCTCGACCGATGCAGCGACCGGTCGGTTCTGATAAGGGTAAGAGAGTCCATCAGAGTGTAA
- a CDS encoding TRC40/GET3/ArsA family transport-energizing ATPase: MRILTFTGKGGVGKTSVSAATAVRLSDMGYRTLILSTDPAHSLSDSFNLPLGPEPTKIRENLHAIEVNPYVDLKQNWQSVQKYYAKVFMAQGVSGVMTDEMTILPGMEELFSLLRIKRYKASGLYDVLVLDTAPTGETLRLLSLPDTLAWGMKAIKNVNKYIIRPLSKPLSKMSDKIAHFVPPEDAIESVDQVFDELEDIRDILTDNVKSTVRLVMNAEKMSIKETMRALTYLNLYGFKVDMVLVNRLLDTEEDSGYLEKWKTIQQKYLGEIEEGFAPLPVKKLRMYEREIVGLEALDRFAKDMYGDTDPSDMMYDEPPIKFVRIKDVYEVQLKLMFANPVDIDVWVTGDELYVQIGNQRKIITLPISLTGLEPGNAVFKDKWLHIPFDLDRNEQSRLQNESKSHHNQRA; this comes from the coding sequence ATGCGTATTTTAACATTTACAGGTAAAGGCGGGGTAGGAAAAACCAGTGTATCTGCAGCTACGGCGGTCCGTTTGTCAGACATGGGTTATCGAACCCTGATTCTTTCGACCGATCCGGCGCACAGTCTGTCGGACTCCTTCAACCTTCCTCTTGGACCTGAACCGACAAAGATCCGGGAGAACCTTCATGCCATCGAGGTCAACCCCTATGTGGATCTCAAGCAGAACTGGCAGTCTGTTCAGAAGTACTATGCAAAGGTATTTATGGCCCAGGGTGTTTCAGGGGTGATGACCGATGAGATGACCATTCTTCCGGGTATGGAAGAGCTTTTTTCCCTTTTGAGAATAAAGCGCTATAAAGCTTCCGGCCTTTATGATGTACTGGTGCTCGATACGGCTCCAACCGGAGAGACTCTCCGGCTGCTCTCATTGCCTGATACCCTTGCATGGGGAATGAAAGCTATCAAAAATGTCAATAAATATATAATCCGCCCGCTCAGCAAGCCGCTTTCAAAAATGTCTGACAAGATTGCGCATTTTGTGCCTCCTGAAGATGCCATAGAGTCGGTTGACCAGGTTTTTGATGAACTTGAGGATATTCGCGACATCCTTACCGATAATGTGAAATCAACGGTGCGTCTGGTCATGAATGCGGAGAAGATGTCCATCAAGGAGACCATGAGGGCTCTGACCTATCTGAATCTTTACGGATTCAAGGTTGATATGGTGCTTGTCAACAGGTTGCTTGACACCGAGGAGGATAGCGGCTATCTTGAAAAGTGGAAAACTATTCAGCAGAAGTATCTTGGCGAGATTGAGGAGGGTTTTGCTCCGCTACCGGTTAAAAAACTCAGGATGTATGAGCGGGAAATTGTCGGTCTGGAGGCGCTCGACCGTTTTGCCAAGGATATGTATGGTGATACTGATCCTTCTGACATGATGTATGATGAACCGCCGATCAAGTTTGTCAGAATCAAGGATGTCTATGAGGTGCAGCTGAAGCTGATGTTTGCCAATCCTGTTGATATTGATGTCTGGGTTACCGGTGATGAGCTCTATGTCCAGATCGGTAATCAGCGGAAAATCATCACGCTTCCAATCAGTCTTACCGGGCTTGAACCGGGCAATGCTGTTTTCAAGGATAAATGGCTCCATATTCCTTTTGATCTTGACCGGAATGAGCAGAGCCGTCTGCAAAATGAGTCTAAAAGTCATCACAATCAGCGAGCTTGA
- the folB gene encoding dihydroneopterin aldolase has protein sequence MTQHSLSCVRLVNMVFYAHHGVLREEHTVGAKYEVDAELFFDYTDAAKHDDITKTIDYGAVYRKIRAALTLRKFFLIEAVAYEIAHELLLDFPVIERLSIRVRKRNPPVDGICDYAEADYTTSRH, from the coding sequence ATGACACAGCACTCCCTCTCATGCGTCCGGCTGGTAAACATGGTCTTCTATGCTCACCACGGAGTCCTCAGGGAAGAGCATACGGTCGGTGCGAAATATGAAGTCGATGCGGAACTCTTTTTTGACTATACCGATGCAGCCAAACACGACGATATCACCAAAACCATCGATTACGGTGCGGTCTACCGCAAAATCAGGGCAGCGCTGACCCTCAGAAAATTCTTTCTCATCGAGGCGGTAGCCTATGAGATCGCTCACGAGCTCCTGCTCGACTTTCCGGTGATTGAACGTCTCTCCATAAGGGTACGCAAGAGGAACCCGCCTGTTGACGGTATCTGCGACTATGCCGAGGCTGATTACACGACATCCCGTCACTGA
- the holA gene encoding DNA polymerase III subunit delta encodes MDALKKSIRAGTIAPVYFLYGPESYLKEEVAEMIKTALFPSESDAAANTHILYGPDLTPGELVSKASEYPMFTQKQLIIIRQFEKIKKPPTKELQKQHEEKFSRYMQNPADFTVLVIDADQIEKKEQEKPPFSTLKMYRKEFPVIKNPDLFASDRAKSSGWEFEPDALKAFTAYIQPSAREICHEIDKIIMYASARTGLKLITAADVLDCVGISRTYNVFELEKALAARNLRLCSGISLMIMDQEGQKEGLGNIVRYLATFYIRLWKLSLPEVRQLPQAEIAKILGMYGKQEYFVKNYLTYTRSFSLSDTERAIAALKETDAALKGLLPFPDEKFLLLKLMQKLLG; translated from the coding sequence ATGGATGCACTGAAAAAGAGTATTCGGGCCGGAACGATCGCTCCGGTTTATTTCCTTTACGGCCCGGAAAGCTACCTGAAGGAAGAGGTTGCGGAGATGATAAAAACGGCTCTCTTTCCTTCGGAGAGCGATGCTGCTGCCAATACGCATATCCTTTACGGCCCGGACCTCACTCCGGGAGAGCTTGTATCGAAAGCATCCGAGTACCCGATGTTCACCCAAAAACAGCTTATTATTATCCGGCAGTTTGAAAAAATCAAAAAGCCCCCGACAAAAGAGCTGCAAAAACAGCATGAAGAGAAATTCAGCCGGTACATGCAGAATCCGGCAGATTTCACTGTGCTTGTTATCGATGCCGACCAGATCGAGAAAAAGGAGCAGGAAAAACCACCGTTCAGCACGCTGAAAATGTACCGCAAAGAGTTTCCGGTCATTAAAAATCCGGATCTCTTTGCTTCCGACAGGGCCAAATCCTCCGGTTGGGAGTTCGAACCTGATGCGCTCAAGGCCTTCACGGCCTATATCCAGCCCTCCGCTCGGGAGATCTGCCATGAGATTGATAAAATCATTATGTATGCTTCCGCACGAACCGGCCTGAAGCTTATCACCGCTGCCGATGTGCTTGACTGCGTGGGCATATCACGTACCTACAATGTCTTTGAACTGGAAAAAGCTCTTGCAGCACGCAATCTCAGGCTATGCAGCGGTATCTCTCTGATGATTATGGATCAGGAGGGGCAGAAGGAGGGACTCGGAAACATCGTCCGGTATCTCGCCACGTTTTATATTCGTCTCTGGAAACTCTCTCTGCCCGAAGTCCGACAGTTGCCCCAGGCTGAAATCGCCAAAATTCTCGGCATGTACGGCAAGCAGGAGTACTTCGTAAAAAACTACCTGACCTACACCAGGTCGTTTTCACTCTCCGATACCGAGCGGGCAATAGCCGCCCTGAAGGAAACCGATGCCGCACTCAAAGGACTGCTCCCCTTCCCGGATGAAAAATTCCTCCTCCTGAAGCTCATGCAGAAACTGCTGGGGTGA
- a CDS encoding ArsA family ATPase encodes MRIILYLGKGGVGKTTVSASTATAIARRGQRVLIMSTDVAHSLADAFSVELSSTPLEVEKNLFAMEVNVLAEIRENWNELYSYFSSILMHDGANEVVAEELAIMPGMEEMISLRYIWKAAKSGDYDVVVVDAAPTGETMRLLGMPESYGWYSDKIGGWHSKAIGFAAPLLSKFMPKKNIFKLMPEVNEHMKELHAMLQDKSITTFRVVLNPENMVIKEALRVQTYLNLFGYKLDAAVVNKILPSSSTDSYLQSLIDIQTKYLGVIDNCFYPVPIFKVKQSTAEIINTDRLHVLSQEMFGDKNPADILYSNERTQVLEKVNGKYVLSLYLPNVEVTKLNVNIKGDELLVDINNFRKSIILPNVLVGRKTEGADFAEGNLNITFAN; translated from the coding sequence ATGAGAATTATTCTTTACTTGGGTAAAGGAGGGGTAGGGAAAACCACCGTTTCAGCCTCAACTGCAACTGCAATTGCCCGAAGAGGACAACGGGTTTTGATTATGAGCACCGATGTTGCTCACAGCCTTGCCGATGCTTTCAGTGTTGAGCTCTCCTCTACACCATTGGAAGTTGAAAAGAACCTCTTTGCCATGGAGGTTAATGTTCTTGCCGAAATCAGGGAGAACTGGAATGAACTCTACTCTTATTTCTCTTCTATTTTAATGCATGACGGCGCCAATGAGGTGGTCGCTGAAGAGCTTGCTATCATGCCGGGAATGGAGGAGATGATCAGTCTTCGTTATATCTGGAAGGCGGCCAAGTCAGGAGATTATGATGTTGTTGTTGTTGATGCTGCGCCGACAGGCGAGACCATGAGACTGCTTGGCATGCCGGAATCCTATGGCTGGTATTCCGACAAGATCGGCGGCTGGCACTCGAAGGCGATTGGTTTTGCGGCACCGCTTCTGAGCAAGTTCATGCCGAAGAAAAATATCTTCAAACTCATGCCTGAGGTAAACGAGCACATGAAAGAGCTTCATGCCATGCTTCAGGATAAGTCCATAACCACTTTCCGGGTTGTGCTTAATCCTGAAAATATGGTTATCAAGGAGGCCTTGCGTGTACAGACATACCTCAATCTTTTCGGTTACAAGCTTGATGCTGCTGTAGTCAACAAGATTCTTCCGTCAAGCTCCACAGACTCATACCTTCAGAGCCTGATTGACATCCAGACCAAATATCTCGGTGTGATCGATAACTGTTTCTATCCGGTCCCGATTTTCAAGGTGAAACAGTCTACGGCCGAAATCATCAATACCGACCGTCTTCATGTGCTGAGTCAGGAGATGTTCGGTGATAAAAATCCGGCGGATATTCTCTACTCCAATGAGAGAACCCAGGTTCTGGAGAAAGTCAATGGTAAATATGTGCTGAGTCTCTATCTGCCCAACGTGGAGGTAACGAAGCTCAATGTCAATATCAAGGGCGATGAGCTGCTGGTCGATATCAACAACTTCCGCAAGAGCATTATTCTTCCGAATGTTCTGGTCGGGCGCAAGACCGAAGGCGCTGATTTTGCAGAAGGTAACCTCAACATCACCTTTGCCAACTGA
- a CDS encoding holo-[acyl-carrier-protein] synthase — protein sequence MEIGVDIVDLERIEKVYSRYGMKFLRKFLSEEEINLCLHKPQVIASLAGRFAAKEAVVKALGTGFSGKVHWKSFEILNDSRGRPFVRPLRADIFPAGCSIKISIAHDRHAAVATALLELA from the coding sequence ATGGAGATTGGAGTGGACATTGTCGATCTTGAGCGGATCGAAAAGGTATACAGCCGGTATGGTATGAAGTTTCTCAGAAAGTTTCTTTCCGAAGAGGAGATCAATCTTTGCCTCCATAAACCGCAGGTCATTGCAAGCCTTGCCGGAAGATTTGCAGCTAAAGAGGCTGTTGTCAAAGCACTTGGTACAGGATTTTCAGGAAAAGTGCACTGGAAGAGCTTTGAAATTCTCAATGACAGTCGCGGCCGTCCATTTGTGCGGCCTCTTCGTGCCGATATTTTTCCTGCCGGGTGTTCAATCAAAATCTCAATTGCGCATGATCGTCATGCTGCGGTAGCTACGGCGCTGCTGGAGCTCGCATAA
- a CDS encoding M16 family metallopeptidase — MTKENRLYQTAPVQQELLTNGLRVVTDSVSHVESITLGIQINAGSRDDPESAPGLAHFIEHALFKGTKKRSYLDIARNIEKHGGYLDAYTTKEQTCLYLRCLCEHLEPSFELLADLVCDPTFPPEEIEKEKEVVIEEISSVNDTPEELIFEEFDLRSFPLHPLGRPILGSEKSVSEFSDSDLKQFMRQHYVPGNMMITATGNVPHNEVVRLSERFLGKLEERKGEPYRRQPFLAEHYTPFEVTLKKQLFQSQIVLGTAIARHDPIFHSLMVLNSMLGNGMSSLLNLELREKRGLAYNVYSSLTFFDDLTALNIYAGTESNKTKLTIELIRELLQSDALKHPDPEEVDAAKTKLLGAHIMGQEKMTRRMSQTSSDIAYFGRFIGPEEKTASIKAVTADDIANAASAILLGPPLSTLVYKPKR; from the coding sequence ATGACAAAAGAAAACAGGCTGTATCAGACAGCACCGGTTCAGCAGGAGCTTCTGACGAACGGATTACGGGTTGTTACTGATTCAGTTTCCCACGTTGAAAGCATTACACTCGGCATACAGATCAATGCAGGCTCGCGCGATGACCCGGAGAGTGCTCCCGGTCTGGCCCACTTCATTGAACATGCACTCTTCAAGGGAACAAAAAAGCGAAGCTATCTTGATATCGCAAGAAATATTGAAAAGCATGGCGGTTACCTTGATGCTTATACGACAAAGGAACAGACCTGCCTCTACCTGCGATGCCTGTGCGAACACCTTGAACCCTCCTTTGAACTGCTTGCCGATCTGGTCTGTGACCCTACCTTCCCACCCGAAGAGATAGAGAAGGAAAAAGAGGTGGTCATTGAGGAGATAAGCAGTGTCAACGATACACCGGAAGAGCTGATTTTCGAAGAGTTTGATTTGCGCTCCTTTCCCCTGCATCCGCTCGGCAGACCAATTCTCGGCAGCGAAAAAAGCGTCAGTGAATTTTCGGATAGTGACCTGAAGCAGTTCATGCGCCAGCACTATGTCCCCGGAAATATGATGATCACCGCAACCGGCAACGTGCCGCATAACGAAGTCGTCAGACTCTCCGAACGCTTTCTCGGCAAGCTTGAAGAGAGAAAGGGCGAGCCGTACCGTCGCCAGCCCTTTCTTGCCGAGCACTATACTCCGTTTGAGGTGACCCTTAAAAAACAGCTGTTCCAGTCACAGATCGTACTTGGCACAGCCATCGCCCGACACGACCCGATCTTTCACAGCCTTATGGTGCTTAACTCCATGCTTGGTAATGGCATGAGCTCCCTGCTCAACCTGGAGCTTCGTGAAAAACGGGGGTTGGCCTACAATGTCTACTCATCCCTGACTTTTTTTGATGATCTGACCGCTCTGAACATCTATGCCGGTACTGAGAGCAACAAAACAAAACTCACCATTGAGCTCATCAGGGAGCTGCTCCAAAGCGATGCGCTGAAGCATCCTGACCCGGAAGAGGTCGATGCGGCAAAAACAAAACTGCTTGGCGCCCATATCATGGGGCAGGAAAAGATGACACGAAGAATGTCGCAAACATCTTCAGACATTGCCTATTTTGGCCGATTTATTGGTCCGGAAGAAAAAACCGCATCGATCAAGGCGGTAACCGCTGACGATATAGCAAATGCCGCCTCGGCAATACTGCTTGGACCGCCCTTGTCGACACTGGTCTATAAACCGAAACGGTAA
- a CDS encoding single-stranded DNA-binding protein: MARGLNKVMLIGRLGKDPVSRQAGSNTVCNFTIATSETFKDAQGSKQERTEWHNIAVWGRLGEVCQQYLTKGREVYIEGKLQTRSWDDPKSGEKKYATDIICTDMQMLGGQRDQGAGMGGYNEGGASNYERQPDKTPQRDYSQSDSDYPSPSAPPSAPLLENDKDDLPF, encoded by the coding sequence ATGGCAAGAGGACTCAATAAAGTAATGCTCATAGGCCGCCTTGGCAAAGATCCGGTTAGCCGTCAGGCTGGCAGCAACACCGTATGCAACTTCACCATAGCCACAAGCGAAACATTCAAGGATGCCCAGGGCTCGAAACAGGAACGGACCGAGTGGCACAACATTGCCGTATGGGGACGACTTGGGGAGGTATGCCAGCAATACCTGACGAAAGGACGCGAAGTCTATATCGAGGGGAAACTGCAGACACGAAGCTGGGATGACCCGAAAAGCGGCGAAAAGAAATATGCTACCGACATTATCTGCACTGATATGCAGATGCTCGGCGGACAGAGGGATCAGGGTGCCGGTATGGGCGGATACAATGAAGGCGGTGCATCGAATTACGAACGTCAGCCAGACAAAACTCCGCAACGCGATTATTCGCAGAGCGACTCTGACTATCCTTCCCCATCTGCTCCTCCATCTGCACCCCTGCTTGAGAACGACAAGGATGACCTTCCGTTTTAA
- a CDS encoding dihydroorotate dehydrogenase electron transfer subunit: protein MIETNAIADIRATITENRRISSDISIITLECPEIAATAKPGNFVNIKVSDSTQPLLRRPFSIHNVRGSSIDIMVKSIGSGTAIFSNCVAGTSMMVLGPLGNSFNTSGQNFDTAILLSGGVGTAPMLFLERALALDQKTVINLVGGRTKEDLIAPGLTNLMFATDDGSAGFRGNVVELLERVLPTLETKGGLKVFACGPNPMLKALAGCCRQHHIPCELSLESVMGCGIGICYGCSVEINTPDGSTRTLLLCKEGPVIDAELFVL from the coding sequence ATGATCGAAACGAACGCCATTGCCGATATCCGCGCAACAATCACAGAAAACCGGCGAATCAGCAGCGATATCAGCATCATTACGCTGGAGTGCCCGGAAATTGCCGCCACGGCAAAACCGGGAAACTTTGTCAATATCAAGGTCAGTGACAGCACACAGCCACTGCTCAGAAGACCCTTCTCCATCCACAATGTGAGGGGCAGCTCAATTGATATCATGGTCAAATCAATCGGGAGCGGTACCGCCATCTTCAGCAACTGCGTTGCGGGAACTTCCATGATGGTACTCGGACCGCTCGGAAACAGCTTCAATACTTCCGGTCAGAACTTTGATACCGCTATCCTGCTGTCGGGAGGAGTAGGCACTGCACCGATGCTCTTTCTGGAGAGAGCACTTGCCCTTGACCAAAAAACGGTAATCAATCTGGTAGGAGGTCGAACAAAAGAGGATCTGATAGCCCCCGGACTTACCAACCTGATGTTCGCGACAGATGACGGTTCAGCCGGCTTCCGCGGAAATGTGGTTGAGCTGCTTGAGCGTGTACTGCCCACTCTTGAAACAAAAGGAGGACTCAAAGTGTTTGCCTGCGGGCCCAATCCGATGCTGAAAGCACTTGCAGGATGCTGCCGGCAGCATCATATCCCCTGCGAACTTTCTCTTGAATCGGTTATGGGCTGCGGCATCGGCATCTGCTACGGCTGCAGTGTTGAAATCAATACTCCTGACGGAAGCACACGCACTCTCCTGCTCTGCAAAGAAGGCCCCGTCATCGATGCTGAACTTTTTGTACTATAG
- the nadC gene encoding carboxylating nicotinate-nucleotide diphosphorylase, whose amino-acid sequence MMKARNDFYEGCRSRAIMLALEEDRYTGDITTLATIEPGQVGSAQIKAKEDGIIGGVDVAQQVFNACDPELSVVLHRNDGEEVHRGDLIFEINGKVAPLMVGERTALNFMQRMSGIATRTRAYVDRISHTAARILDTRKTVPGLRYFDKEAVRIGGGVNHRFGLFDMILIKDNHIDASGGIAQAIRRAQKYREKQNLEVKIETEVRSMDELSRALVCMPDIILLDNFTADLMKEAVDYVRSACSTVQLEASGNIGMLNVLEVAETGVDYISIGELTHSVRALDLSMTINLA is encoded by the coding sequence ATGATGAAGGCGCGGAACGATTTTTATGAGGGGTGCCGCTCAAGGGCCATTATGCTTGCCCTTGAGGAAGATCGCTATACCGGTGATATTACAACGCTTGCCACCATTGAGCCCGGCCAGGTGGGTAGTGCACAGATAAAAGCGAAAGAGGATGGTATTATAGGTGGTGTTGACGTTGCCCAGCAGGTTTTTAACGCCTGTGATCCGGAACTGTCGGTTGTGCTGCATCGAAATGATGGTGAAGAGGTTCACCGTGGTGATCTGATATTTGAAATCAATGGGAAGGTTGCGCCATTGATGGTCGGTGAACGGACCGCGCTTAATTTTATGCAGCGCATGTCGGGTATTGCGACCAGAACGAGAGCCTATGTTGACCGGATCAGCCATACTGCCGCCAGGATTCTCGACACACGAAAAACGGTGCCGGGTTTGCGCTATTTTGACAAGGAGGCGGTAAGGATCGGTGGCGGAGTTAACCACCGTTTCGGCCTTTTTGACATGATTCTTATCAAGGATAACCATATTGATGCTTCAGGAGGGATTGCCCAGGCAATTCGCCGGGCCCAGAAATACCGTGAAAAACAGAACCTTGAGGTAAAGATCGAAACCGAAGTGCGTAGCATGGATGAGTTGAGCCGGGCGCTGGTCTGTATGCCGGATATTATCCTGCTTGATAACTTTACTGCGGATCTTATGAAAGAGGCGGTTGATTATGTCAGGAGCGCATGCAGCACGGTTCAGCTTGAAGCATCGGGCAATATCGGTATGCTCAATGTTCTCGAGGTTGCCGAAACAGGTGTTGATTATATCTCTATCGGTGAACTGACCCACAGCGTGAGGGCTCTTGATCTTTCAATGACGATCAATCTGGCTTGA
- a CDS encoding bacteriochlorophyll c-binding family protein, with product MSGGGVFTDILAAAGRIFEVMVEGHWETVGMLFDSLGKGTMRINRNAYGSMGGGTSLRGGSPEVTGYAVPSKEVASKFAK from the coding sequence ATGAGTGGTGGTGGCGTTTTTACTGATATCCTGGCTGCAGCCGGCCGCATTTTTGAAGTAATGGTTGAAGGCCATTGGGAAACTGTTGGTATGCTGTTTGATTCACTGGGCAAAGGCACCATGAGAATCAACCGCAATGCATATGGCAGCATGGGCGGAGGCACAAGCCTTCGTGGCGGATCACCTGAGGTTACAGGTTATGCTGTTCCTTCAAAAGAAGTTGCTTCAAAGTTTGCGAAGTAA
- a CDS encoding chlorosome protein C gives MSESYQKLRKDFKELEFTDRLTFLAESVLLTGQSAVVGGLNLAGSLFDTVTGTVGAVIDASGIGNLLGNTGGVVGETIDRVAITVKDASRTANELYANAVETVENATSNAATAVGDVGVSASTAVKNFTGSFQKGPVRK, from the coding sequence ATGTCGGAATCGTACCAGAAACTGCGTAAGGATTTCAAGGAACTTGAATTTACTGATCGCCTGACTTTTCTTGCCGAAAGTGTTCTCTTGACCGGACAGAGCGCAGTGGTGGGGGGATTGAATCTTGCCGGAAGCCTTTTTGACACCGTAACCGGTACCGTTGGTGCTGTTATTGATGCTTCGGGAATTGGTAATCTGCTTGGCAACACCGGTGGAGTTGTCGGGGAGACTATTGACCGTGTGGCAATTACCGTCAAGGATGCCTCAAGAACAGCCAATGAGCTTTACGCTAACGCCGTTGAAACGGTGGAGAATGCTACGAGCAATGCAGCAACTGCAGTTGGTGATGTAGGGGTTTCAGCCTCGACTGCTGTCAAGAATTTTACCGGCTCATTTCAGAAAGGACCGGTAAGAAAATAG